The Cloeon dipterum chromosome X, ieCloDipt1.1, whole genome shotgun sequence genome includes a window with the following:
- the LOC135945741 gene encoding protein disulfide-isomerase A5: MWPRKAVVLSALLCAIFLSVELANAKQGGPTDKKGPLEEITDAKEFKKLLRTKNNVLVLFVSTTKRTYFTVKMFKEAAEAVKGQGTLAFVDCYGENGKKMCKKLKVKPDPQILRHYKDGEFNRDYDRQLSVTSIVNFMRDPTGDVPWEEDADSADVMHIPDISALNKAIKKEAKPLMVMFYAPWCGFCKTLKPEYAEAAKELRGQAVMAAIDVNRPENSAIRQLFNITGFPTLLYFENGAMKYTYEGDNKRDALISFMKDPQKQPEKVVEKHWSDSPSEVLHLTKDTFEDAIKEHSSLLVMFYAPWCGHCKKMKPEYEQAAEKLKSDKVAGRLAAVDATREGPLASQFNVRGYPSIKYFKDGQLAFDANVREADKIIEFMKDPKEPPPPPAPEKAWSEETSEVAHLTDETFKPFLKKKKHVLVMFYAPWCGHCKKAKPEFNTAAEKFKEDPKVEFAAVDCTAQQSVCSAYDVKGYPTIKYFSYLNKEKFDYAGGRTADDFISFMNNPQSAPPPPPPPSPHSEWGHLPGAEHLLHLTESNFTSIDSKDNVLVMFYAPWCGHCKAMKGDYAVAAEKVQQESKNSWLATVDATAQQGLQRKFNIRGFPTLKLFKRGREVKDYDQGRGTADLVAFMKTAASAKDEL; encoded by the exons atgtGGCCAAGGAAAGCAGTGGTGCTTAGCGCGTTActttgcgcaatttttctgtcg GTGGAATTGGCCAACGCCAAACAAGGAGGTCCCACCGACAAGAAAGGGCCGCTGGAAGAGATCACAGATGCTAAAGAGTTCAAAAAGCTGTTGAGAACGAAAAACAACGTGCTGGTGCTCTTTGTCAGCACGACCAAGAGGACCTACTTTACCGTTAAAATGTTCAAAGAGGCCGCCGAGGCTGTGAAAGGACAGGGAACCCTTGCCTTCGTAGACTGCTATGG TGAAAACGGCAAGAAAATGTGCAAGAAACTGAAGGTTAAACCTGATCCGCAAATCCTGCGCCACTACAAGGACGGCGAGTTCAACCGTGACTACGACCGCCAGCTGAGTGTCACGTCCATTGTCAATTTCATGCGGGATCCCACTGGTGACGTGCCCTGGGAGGAGGATGCTGACTCTGCTGATGTCATGCACATTCCTGATATCTCG gCACTGAATAAGGCCATCAAGAAGGAGGCGAAGCCTCTCATGGTCATGTTCTACGCTCCCTGGTGCGGATTCTGCAAAACCTTGAAGCCTGAGTATGCTGAGGCGGCTAAAGAACTGAGAGGACAGGCTGTGATGGCGGCCATCGATGTGAACAGGCCTGAAAACTCTGCCATCAGGCAGCTGTTCAACATCACTGGCTTCCCTACGCTTCTctattttga GAATGGTGCCATGAAGTACACTTATGAAGGAGACAACAAGCGAGATGCATTGATTAGCTTTATGAAAGACCCGCAAAAGCAGCCTGAGAAGGTCGTTGAGAAGCACTGGTCCGACTCCCCCAGCGAAGTTCTCCACTTGACTAAGGACACTTTTGAGGATGCAATTAAA gagCATTCATCTCTGCTTGTCATGTTCTACGCCCCTTGGTGTGGGCACTGCAAAAAGATGAAACCGGAATACGAACAAGCTGCGGAAAAATTGAAGAGTGATAAG GTTGCTGGTCGGCTGGCTGCCGTGGACGCCACTAGGGAAGGTCCCCTGGCGTCGCAGTTCAACGTTCGTGGCTACCCAAGCATCAAGTACTTCAAGGATGGCCAGCTTGCTTTCGACGCCAACGTCCGTGAGGCCGACAAGATCATCGAGTTCATGAAGGACCCCAAAGAGCCGCCACCACCTCCTGCTCCTGAAAAGGCCTGGAGCGAGGAAACATCCGAAGTCGCCCACCTGACTGATGAGACCTTCAAGCCGTTtctgaagaagaagaaacatGTGCTTGTCATGTTCTATGCTCCTT GGTGTGGTCACTGCAAGAAGGCCAAGCCGGAGTTCAACACTGCCGCAGAGAAGTTCAAAGAGGACCCAAAGGTTGAGTTTGCTGCTGTTGACTGCACGGCTCAGCAAAGCGTGTGTTCCGCGTATGACGTCAAAGGCTATCCCACAATCAAGTACTTCAGCTACCTCAATAAGGAAAAGTTTGACTACGCTGGAGGCAGGACG GCCGATGACTTCATCAGCTTCATGAACAACCCCCAAAGCGCCCCACCTCCGCCGCCACCTCCATCTCCTCACAGCGAATGGGGGCACCTGCCTGGTGCCGAGCATCTGTTACATTTGACTGAGAGCAACTTTACCTCCATTGACAGCAAGGACAACGTCCTGGTCATGTTCTACGCTCCTT gGTGCGGGCACTGTAAGGCAATGAAGGGCGACTACGCCGTGGCGGCGGAGAAGGTGCAACAGGAGAGCAAGAACTCGTGGCTGGCGACGGTCGACGCGACGGCGCAGCAGGGCCTACAGCGTAAATTCAACATCCGTGGCTTCCCGACGCTGAAGCTGTTTAAGAGGGGCCGCGAGGTGAAGGACTACGACCAGGGCAGGGGCACCGCCGACCTGGTCGCCTTCATGAAGACCGCGGCCAGTGCCAAGGACGAACTGTAA